CTGGTGGCAGCGCATCCGTCCTGGCTACCCCTCCGGCCCTACCGTCGCCGAACCGGCGCCCGAGCCGACCCGCGACGTCGACGAGGAGATGGCTACCGCCTACGAGCTGATGCAGGTCTGGGCTGACGAGATCGGCTGCACCAACGGGGTGCTGGCCGGCACCCGACTGGACAACCCGCGCCTGTTCGAGGCCGGGGTGGTGTTCACCATCTCCCTGAAGGGAACCCGCCACAACCTCGACGCCGTGCGCAACGCGGTCGACAAGATCGCGATCGCGGTGGGCTACTGGCCCAAGGACATCTCCGTCAGCCAAGGCCCGCAGCCGCACCTGGTGGAGCTGCGGGTTGTGACCCGGCCCGACGCCATCGACGGCGGTTTCCACGGCCCCGTCATCGTCGATGACGGAAAGGGAAACGTGTGGGTTGAGATCGGCCCCTACACCGACGGCGAGGGCGTCGAGCGGTGGCACGTTTTTGAGCCCAACAGCGTGGTCGGCGGGTTCGTGCTCGGCAGCAAAGGTAGCGGCAAGTCGCGATTGATCGAACTCGTCGCGATCGCGCTGCGCAAGCTCGGGGTGGAAATCTGGTACCTCGACCCGCAGAACGGCGCGTCCTCACCCGCGCTGATCGAGACGGCGGACTGGCCGATGAAAGGCATGCACAAGGGTGGGACGCTGTTCGGCAACGTGCTGGATCTGCTGGACGCGTTGGAGGACGTGACCACCGTGCGGTCAGCAGAAAACACCGACGTGCTCAAGGTCGAGGGTTTCACTCACACCCGTGAGCGGCCGGCCATCGTGGTCATCGTCGACGAGTGCCACATGGTGTTCAACGAAAAAAACCCCCGGACCGGCAACACTTTCGGGCACGACTTCGGTGAGTTGGACCGGATCATGCGAAAGTGCGGGCTGGCCATTATCGGGGCCTCCCAGACCTACACGATGGACACCTTCGGCCAGTCCGCCGCCCTGCGCAGCGGCCTAGTCGGTGGGAACTGCGTGATCATGCGGATGCTGGAAAAATCGCACTGCGGCCTGCTGCCGGGCAACGTGCCCGCGCCGTGGGACATCCCCAAGGGTGGCGGTTACGGCTACTGCCTGGGCTCCGACCGGGACGGTGTGCTGTGGCGGTCCCGCAAACCCGACAACGTCGAGCAGTGGATGCGGGCGTACCCGCCAGCGACCCTGGACGACTTGGTGCGCAACGTCCTCGGC
This DNA window, taken from Saccharomonospora glauca K62, encodes the following:
- a CDS encoding sigma-70 family RNA polymerase sigma factor → MIKTDPVPVPMDEHTTESPQSWRERQKAAAKKKAAAMWEDTKRSSKSIVYRNRRQLYPLAYTSATAAVGTTGALVAEYSDLAMPTVVMGTGAVALTAGYAALRKIGSKLPDGILGRFKIGLMAGCAWCATLPLTGADAATMWLALGLGTVSLSARWWQRIRPGYPSGPTVAEPAPEPTRDVDEEMATAYELMQVWADEIGCTNGVLAGTRLDNPRLFEAGVVFTISLKGTRHNLDAVRNAVDKIAIAVGYWPKDISVSQGPQPHLVELRVVTRPDAIDGGFHGPVIVDDGKGNVWVEIGPYTDGEGVERWHVFEPNSVVGGFVLGSKGSGKSRLIELVAIALRKLGVEIWYLDPQNGASSPALIETADWPMKGMHKGGTLFGNVLDLLDALEDVTTVRSAENTDVLKVEGFTHTRERPAIVVIVDECHMVFNEKNPRTGNTFGHDFGELDRIMRKCGLAIIGASQTYTMDTFGQSAALRSGLVGGNCVIMRMLEKSHCGLLPGNVPAPWDIPKGGGYGYCLGSDRDGVLWRSRKPDNVEQWMRAYPPATLDDLVRNVLGEMYENRHEAAEQDSAYMRDLLERMRTATPEEARQIRAEIRRRRGGKAGDSEQPQQAGVLAVPEPPAMITALNPAPAASDPQVPLRELGDGEQQLMELLADGREWRTSEMAERLGVSEVTVRKRIKRLESRLVLVRKGVYRAKHL